Part of the Hydrogenimonas thermophila genome, CTTGAACAGGCAAAACTGAAAGCAAAGTAAGTATGGTGTAGTGTCTTACTGCACCAATTAGACTAGCCCATTCCGATACTAAGGAATACTTTTTGCTATAAAGCCAAAAAAGTATATTTATATCGGGAGAAAAAATGGAGCCAGAATTATTGAAAATTTTAAAAGAGCATATATCAGAACAGGCAAGACCACAGGGGAGACAGTATAGTTTGCCGGTAATAATGTTTTTATCGATAATAGCTATATTAATGGGAGCAAAGAATCCAATAGAGGTATATAAATGGATGAAAGCAAACGCTAAAAGGAAGGAGATAAAAAAATTACTAGGAGTAGAGTTTATACGAATACCTGGGAGATCAAGATTATATGATTTTTTTGAGATAGTAGATAAAGATGAATTAGAGACAGCTTTTAGA contains:
- a CDS encoding transposase family protein, with the translated sequence MEPELLKILKEHISEQARPQGRQYSLPVIMFLSIIAILMGAKNPIEVYKWMKANAKRKEIKKLLGVEFIRIPGRSRLYDFFEIVDKDELETAFR